In Thunnus thynnus chromosome 17, fThuThy2.1, whole genome shotgun sequence, the genomic window TTCCTTTGTCCGGGGTCGCTCGCTGGCGAAATGTCCCAACAGCGTCTCTCAAACGGCCTTCGACGTTACAGCGGAGCTCCTAAGATGCGGAACAGCTCGTCCGGGAAACTTACAGTAACTTATCGAGCACTTTTAACACAAGTTTACACTGAAATTCCCCTCGCTACATTCCCATGCTTTCGTAGGGCTGATCTGAAAGCTATGAAGCAAAACAGCGGCCACCACCCctgaggaaggaaaaaaaatgaagctagtcaccaccaccaccaggtGGTGCATCCGGTGCACTAGGTGGGTTGATACGCCCACAGACACTTTGGCGAGCTTATTGTCTTCAAAACAAGTAGTTAGCAATCCAACGGCTTTACTAAAACCAGAGAATGTAATCAGACAAAATGTATCGGGAGGTTAGCAGTTTAAAAGAAGATTTTAGCTTGGTTAGTTAAAAACGATAACGTCTAATACGGACTATTTAGAGTGTGACACGAATTGAGGACATGACGTCATTACGCTATGCACTGTAAATAAGGTATTTCGTCCCTGAATGATACCTTGCAGGCTGTGTATTGTCCCCAATAACCACATAACGGGctttaaagattccctccagacatgttagGACAttacatgtctggaggaaatCTCCAGACATAATAATCCTCTCcttggaataataaattgtgtctatgaatatgcaaatatgtttcatttcaaaagtgttactgctggacacaagatgtctacttcactgtaaagtccattctcagtgtatgtgcactgcaggcttcaagttttcatATCACACTAGTGTAAGTTGTATACGGGACCATGATTTGTTCCAAACTAGTTGCagtgtcacaaatcatgctcgtaggtcagccccttaaactcagattcaAGGTGAGAAACTTCCCTACtttagcagatgaatgtgaaaacagccttctagacAGACTAAAAGACAATTATGTAATAAAAGATAAACACAGAAATTTAATTTGCCAACAATTTTGATAGTAATTGATGaagcaacacaaacactcactggTTCCAGTAAATGAAAAGATTTACCTTGCTTTTCTCCGTTTgttataattgtaaattgaatatttgggGATTGGACTGCTggtcagggggaaaaaaaacatttgtcacTTTGaattctgggaaattgtgattaGCATTTTTCACAATCAAAGAACCAAAAGAACAATCTGTAGGTTAATTGATAATGTAAACAATTTGGTCATTATAGATGactctgtcgattattttctcgattcattgattagtctCTTGGGCTAAAAggtgtcagaaaatagtgaaaaatgacaattactGTTTCCCAGaacccaagatgcaacctcaaatgttttgttttgtcctgagcAACAGTCCATAACCTgaagatatttagtttagtataatagaaaactaaagaaaacagtcacatttaagaagctggaactagagattttagtggggggggggggggggggggggggggggtttcttaaaaaatgactcagaacgATTAATGCATGCATGTCTGTTTTGGATTTTCTAAGATGGACAGCTGTCTCCTTGGTTTAATAAGGTAATGGAGTGGGGCAAAGATTGTATTTTCTTCATACACTCGGTTTTATTAATGGTGAAAGTTtcacatacataaaaataaatggtCTTCAAACTTAACCAACACTATTGCCAAGGGCAATGTTAAAAACAAGGCTATGAAAacttctatttttgttttatattgtgtatgctcatcattttgttttatctgattaTTTATGTATTCTTCTATTGTTTATATTATCTTGTTAAATCCCAGtatgctttgtttgtttgtatattatttGTACAATATGTTCTATCAATCAAGACAAACTCCTGAGAGTCTAAACTCGGGGCAAAGAATAAAGCTTACCACATCCGTGTGTCACACCGATACCAGTCCCCCCGATGACCATAACACCATAACAGGAATCAGTGGAAGAGCAGCAGCCGTCGGGGTGGAGCAGCTTTGCCAACACAAGCAGCCAGACGCATCCAGCCGATGTAAAAATGGAGCTCGGTGTCAGCCAGCGATAGAAACATGAACTGTCACACATCACTCAGCACTAACTGACACCGTCTCCTTAGAAACCACCGGGGCAGACTTCGCCTTTATGGCGGGTTTGTCATATTTAGTGCTCCGATTTTCGGGCTCCGCTGGTCGGACTTACGGAGTGTTTTCCAAAGGCTTGACGAGGactttgttgatattttttgatCTCGCATGGCGGCTGCGAATCAGATTTCCCTATATCTACCTTGTCGCGTCGATGATGTTTAATGTCAGATTACAGGTAACTATAAAACCATCATCTCTCTTAACTCTTTTAGTAAAACGTTGCCAAGCTGCCAGTTATGTTACCTTGCTGTAACAGCTGATGGGGAAGGCCCTGCTGTTAACTCGATTTACACTCAGTTACCAGATTATTTGTTACACCTGGCTAACACTGACGCAGTCTGCTCTGCTCCCTTTATTTAGGATACACtgtgcagtttttgttttagagaggtgttgattcaacttaaTGGTCATTTTGAAGGTTGTggtttgtggtgttgttgtattgtattgtatgtatataGAGATACTAGAAGTAGCTGGTATTTTTTCCtagaaaaataacttaaaagataaaataatgaacAATTATTCAACTCTTGAATTGATGAATTTATGCCCAAATGACAGTCCAACTACTTTCCTCcacttcaactgctttcagCTTCAGCATCATCTGATTTTGCTCTTCAAAGGGTGACTCAACCACTTAAACTAGACATTTTGATTATTATCACTGCTTACAGACCCACTGACACTTTATTTACTGTGCACAGATCTCAACTATCTCAAGTGCTTCAACTGAATTTTCAACTGCttatattatttacaatataacTGACAGTTCAACTACTTTCAGCGCTTACTCGCCAGATTATATTTCAGCTAAAAGCTcacctgttttcagttttcatctaCTCAAAaataattgatcatcaaaattgttgccaatttATTCTCTGTTGAATGGTTTCACCTCAAAAGGCCACACGGTTCAACAGCTCCACACATCACAGCCATAAACTGACGGCTGTTAGTCAAAAAATGGGGGAAAATGACAATTACTGTTTcacaaagcccaagatgcaaccttagatgtcttgttttgttctgacCAAGAGTCCATAACCTGAATATATTCAGTTTGCCATCatagaagattaaagaaaacagaaaatattcacatttaagaagctggaacaagagatttttatgtttttttcctctttaaaaaatgactcaaaatggtTTAATCGATCAATTAGTCtaataattgttgcagctgtaagtttaattttggatttttggatGTAATGTGTTTCCTGACAGCCTCCTCATCTGTTCACAGGTCCACATTGAAATCCACTGACTCTTCAATGCCTGCGTTTGGACCTAAATAAGGAGCCGTGAGCACTGCCATGTTTACACGCTGTAAGAAAACTGGCTGACACTGCACAATGATGTGGAGGGAGAATATACTCATTCTGCAACCTGGTGTGACAATGCGACAGAGTGACACAGCTGGTTGTTGCAATCAACCTTTGTCACACGAGTCCAGTGCCTTTGAAGGGGAAGGACAGCGGCGATGTCTGTGAAAAATGAGCTGCAGCGAGCATCGACATGTGAGGTTGGAAAGGGAAAAGATGCCTTGCAGTCCTGCTCTTTAACTTGCCGCATCAGATTCAGGAGCCGCTTGTCCGCCTGTCCGCGAAGATTGTGTCGGAGGAGTGGTGGATTCGGTGATTGTTGCtgtggaacttttttttttttgtctgaaatgtatgtttattaGGCTCCCAGTGTAAACATCTCACAGGAGGAAGTGGAACcatttcactttaatttaaaacGTAAATATCTACACCGCATGATACAAACAAGCATGTTTTTCGTCCACTGTGGCTCAGACACCTTAATAGATTTTGGGGTACGCTACGTAACAGGTACATGGTCTTTAAACAGTACAGCTACCTCTCCGCAACTGTTCTACTGGAAATGTGTAGTCTGTCATTAAATGCAGTCTTGAGGGGACTCACTGCAtgtcctctttgtgtttgtacacacacacacacacacacacacacacatacacacacacacacacacacacacacacacacacacacacacacacacacacacacatgtcgtCACACTCactgttgtgtttctgcataTCAGTGGCACTGGAAAGGTGATGTTAGTGGAAAAAATGTTACATGGAAAATAACTTTTTGTAGCTGCATTTGTCTCaagtttttatgtctgtgattAATGTGTGTGCAAGGGGGGTTGAAGTCACAGGAATTGAGGTTAAGGATGACTGAGTTTGGGAAGTAATAAATTCATGAAATCAACCTTCTCGGCCCTTTCTGTAATTCTCAAAACAGTTTTCGAGGtttacaaaaatgatttttttgaccTTTTGAATTCTTTGGCATGtttttcagctgtgttttgaaGTACCTTGACATTGAAATACATTGAAATATTGTCCCTTTTTAAAGAATCTTTAACTTTCCCATTATACATGCATGTCGTTTTACATTACATATTGTCAAACAACATATAAACAGCTAAATGTGACAATCCCTTTCCCTTCATCCAAGTTCTTCCATTGTCTCcccagttttttttccctctggtTATATGTTCAATATggaaattcaatttaaaaagacaaaaacacactagCAAAAACATTTCACCTCCTGCAACGTACACCATTGCATTTGGATTTAAACATGATCCAGTTCTTAATGCATGAGAACATGACATTATAATATATTAGATTAAGTTGTTCCAAGATTTTCTTCAGTTTGCCTCTCAACatgtatgtcatttttttattcccTTACAAATTGCCATGATTTCAGAAGGACATTTTCaggcattttatgcctttattaatAAGTTGACAGTACAGATTTAGCAGGCAatgaggggagaaagagagagagagagaaggagggaatgAAACTTTGCAGTTCATGGTCAGCACCTCAACCTCCAGGCCACCAGGGTGCCCCAGTTCACCATATTTTTAACTCATACTTTAATGTTATGgttatcaatttttttttttttttttatcagttcagttcaataagtaactttacttttaatttgtTCATATTAATACACTGAAGATCTGGAGTTTTAAAGGGAGAGAAAAACCTTGTGCTTTTAGGTGAATATTCACAAACATCATTTATAAGCTCTTAATAATCATATACTTCTAAAATAACCTGAGATTGATTAATATCAGAAAGGCTATTACTTATTTAGTTGAACAAGGTTAATCATCCAGTTACAG contains:
- the LOC137167988 gene encoding small integral membrane protein 10-like protein 3, which gives rise to MAGLSYLVLRFSGSAGRTYGVFSKGLTRTLLIFFDLAWRLRIRFPYIYLVASMMFNVRLQVHIEIH